One genomic segment of Synechocystis sp. LKSZ1 includes these proteins:
- a CDS encoding circadian clock KaiB family protein: MIDADDLESKTTEVFEQILSQSQEQHYILRLYIAGTTIQSMKALQNLKQICEDYLQGRYELEVVDIYQQTDAVITENIVAAPTLIKKLPLPLRRIIGNLSDTEKLLVGLNIMPKIPPPQI, translated from the coding sequence ATGATAGATGCAGATGATTTAGAATCCAAAACGACAGAGGTCTTTGAACAGATCCTTTCTCAATCCCAGGAACAACATTATATTCTCCGTCTTTATATTGCTGGGACAACCATTCAATCAATGAAGGCATTGCAAAATCTCAAGCAAATTTGTGAAGACTATCTACAGGGGCGTTATGAATTAGAGGTGGTAGATATTTATCAACAAACAGATGCAGTTATAACTGAGAATATTGTGGCGGCTCCAACACTAATTAAGAAGTTGCCATTACCCCTACGCAGGATTATTGGTAACTTGTCAGATACAGAAAAGCTATTGGTTGGTCTGAATATTATGCCTAAAATTCCTCCTCCCCAAATATG
- a CDS encoding circadian clock KaiB family protein, which produces MTDLPSPFDDNNPEIWHLRLYVAGQTPKSLLAFANLKKICEEYLNGQYHIEIIDLSKQPQLAIEDSILALPTLVRKLPEPIKKIIGDLSNTEKVLVGLQILNPINNTVINP; this is translated from the coding sequence ATGACTGATTTACCAAGTCCGTTCGATGATAACAACCCAGAGATTTGGCACTTACGTTTGTATGTGGCAGGACAAACTCCTAAATCCCTCCTGGCTTTTGCAAATTTGAAAAAAATTTGTGAGGAGTATTTAAATGGTCAATATCATATTGAAATTATTGATTTAAGCAAACAGCCCCAGTTAGCCATCGAAGACAGCATTTTAGCTCTGCCTACCCTCGTAAGGAAGTTACCTGAACCCATAAAAAAAATTATTGGCGATTTATCCAACACTGAAAAAGTTTTGGTTGGGTTGCAGATTCTAAATCCTATTAATAATACAGTAATCAATCCCTAG